The Salarias fasciatus chromosome 11, fSalaFa1.1, whole genome shotgun sequence genomic interval aacacaaaaccaaaataaatactTGAATAAATAACACAAAGACTTCATAAattatgaattaaacaaaaaataaaacaatctagCTGCAGCAATGACATTATGAGCCTCAGCAGTGATCCAGTTTGCAGCTACGGTCTTACTTTTTAAACGCACATGACCACTCTGATCACTCAGTCACAAGTCTTTGTAAAACACCTTGGTGAGCGGGTATCCCAAAAATCCTCTTTCTGGAGTCTCTAGGTTAATCTCATCACTGTCCTCTTCATTATTCTCCTCTCCCAGCTGCAGGTAGCCCAGTTTTTTAAAGAAGGCTTCCCCCAACTTGGAGGGGTATGGCACGTGTGCATACACTCTGTGAGCTccagtctctctttctctctgctccagACTCTGCACAAGCAGCCGACCGAGGCCCTCCCGGCGGTACCAGCAGCTCGTCACCACCCTGCAGATTCTCCTGACCCCGGGTCGCGTCTCGCTCTCCCGGAAGATGCAGCCCAGGACCTCCCCTTCGCAGTCTCCCAGCCAGACGTGGCCCGCCGCCTGCTCCCGTTCGGGGGTGATCTTTTCTGCCGacatgtctttgtctctgtctttAGCTCCAATTCTCCGCCTTGGCTGAAGTAGAGAATAAGCATTACAAGACTGCAACAATCATTCACTTTAGTTGAATAAAAAATAGTTCAAGATTCTAATAATTTGCAGCAAACCTTTTTGGTCACCGGAGTCTTTCCGCTGATCCTGCAGTAGAGATTCTGCAGAGTCTCATCCTGCTTGCCTTTGTAGCTGCTACCCACATAGTCCCAGTACGGTTTGCTGCTACCCAAGACCCCGGTCGACCGTGGCATGGTGATCTTGAGGAAGACGATGAGGAGGAAAACGGGGATAGCGAGGGCGAGGACGAAGGAGTGGACAAGGCAGCGCAGTACTGAGGAGAAGACAGCCAGGATGAAAAGGCAGAAGGGACGAGTGAGGATGTGGAGGATGAGACGGTTTTCTGTGCCCTCGCAGCCCTCCTGGAAAGAGATGAAACCAAGTTCAAAATCTATACAGCATCCACACGCATAGGATGCACAGGACTCAAATGGATAATGCTAAACTTGACTGAAGCTTTATATGAGTATGATGAACCTACCTTAATAAGGGCTTTGACCACCTCAATgtcttcctccttcatcctccttaTCACCACCTggtccagctccagcttcaCCATGATCAGGCTCTGAGCTCAGCAACCGCTGTCTCTACTCCAGCATCCACGACTTACTGTTTGGTGGAAGCAGGAGAAAATCCTATCAATCCTTACAATGCCCTGGACGCCAACACCACCAAAAAACATGGAACTGACAGTAACCTTCAGAAGATGGAAGCACACTCAATACACTGCCATCACAATATACTGTGCAGTGATGATGAGGAGTGGGCGAAGAGCTTCAAATTACTCTTGGTGTCCTCATCTCTGCTGTCTTCACCTGTACAGGTATTTAAGCTGAAGCAAGCCCACCTCTTTCTTCTGTGCTGACTGCTTTCTATCAGTCGGACATAAAGATCCTTCTGACCTACTGCTGCTCCAGCTATACAAAAGAGAACatgaaggacctgcagcaggtggtgagggtGGCAGAGTCAAACCACTAAAACGGAAGAATGTCAGCTGTTTCTCTCCTAAACTTTGAAAGAAGATTCAAATACTCTAAACACTGCACTGTAGGATCCGCTGCAATACATTCTTTGCTGATTTCGATGAAAGACATGACTGTTTCAGATAATAACGGAAGAAAGCTGTAGTGAGTGTGCAAAGTCACAGGCGTTAACTTCCCTGCCTCCAGAAAGGACACAGATTCTTAAAATCTCAACGTATAGACCACAGACCAGACAAACTCTGCCCCCTCCCTAATAAAGTGATTCTGATTTGTGATCTATTCCTAATTGCACTTGTTTGGAGAAGTGAATTGTGTTGCCCTCACCATGACAcactttttgtgtttcagagttATGCACAGCAGCGTTCACATTATGCATTAGGTCTGGTTTCCAACGAGCCAGCAGGGTAACAACACACCCACGCCGGCTCCAAACAAAAGAGACAGATGGGGATTAGGTGGATTTGTTGCATGTGTGTACCCGTTATTCTGCGCTGTCACATCACGAATGGCTCAAGAATCGCGTTTAATATCGATGATCAAAGGCATAAACCTGGTTCGAATCCTTATATGGTTATTTTTCTGCGTGCTGCGGTGTCCAGGCAGACATAAACCCACCCAGTCCGACTGTCAGCCCCCAGCTCCGCTTACCTTCTGCACAGTGCGGCTCGGTTCGAGCAGAAATACGACAAATAAAACACGTTACTCTGCGTCTCCGGTCGAACCCCGTGTGCCGTTTGGCACGTTTTGAGTGAAGGAATACAAGCTGACTCTGAGCGAAAGAAATGGAATTCTCAAATCCGGCGTACTCTGTAACCTCGTCCCAGAAACACGTCTCGAATGTCAGTTTACGCCATTTGCGTAGGGAAAGTCCGCACTGCGTAAACGTCGCGTGAATAGCAGACGCAACGTAAAGGAGCGCTTTCTACGTGCGGTGACCTGATTGTACAGTATATTaataaagatgaaatgaaaataataataaaaaaacacgcATCACGTTTCACATGAGAACATGAATAAGAACTACATTTCAGTATTGTGAGAAATGAGTTTACGAACAAGATAATTAGTTTTTTATGAATTATTAACATTATTATCATATCTTGGAAATCACCTGCAgcgagtgtgagtgtgaatcACTTTGAGAGATCGTCTGAGGAAAGATatgctccatccatccatcctgcacaccaaacacacagaaacagactcATGTTCTCACATCCATCGGTTAGTCTCATGTGCATCTATGGACTGTAGAAATAAGGCGAACATGCCAGTTACAAACAGAAAATCCCCCCCAGTACATGAGTGGTAATTGATCATTAACGTGAATGTATTAGAAAATAAAGACCAATGATCAAAGTTATTAAGAgatttattaattattaattactATTTACTAATATTATGAAGAAAGTAGACCATTTACAATATTTATTCACAAAACCATATATTTACTTAATAAACAAACTGCCAATGACAGTATCATTCAAACTAATATGAATATTCTGAGGTCCATGTACAGCCTAGTTAAATGTATAACATTTCTAGTAAGTGGCACCATGGCATTGCAACACAGTACTCCTCTAAATACATGCTCTCTCCCTggttcaggagaacctgactGACTAAAGTGCTAACAAACAGCCCTCAAGTAGTGAGGTATTCATTCATACGAACGTCTCCTGTCTGTACGACGTTCTCACTTTGAGAACTGCAACTCCTTAGAGTTTGATATCGTTCCGTTTCTTAGAGTGTCCTCAGCCGATGTTTGTACCTCTGTACTGTCCGTAGGGTTGTGTTCTTTTACAGATTTTTCATTGGCTTCTGCTGGTACACTTTGATATTTCACCACACTGCTCTGTGGGacttctccgtctcctcctctctccattcGCTCTTCTCTTAAGCTGCTAGTGCTGACCTCGATAATGACAATTTCATCACCGTTTTCCAGCTGAAATATGCCTTCCATGCTGCCGCCACCTTCGGTGACTGTGTCACTCACAGCATTGCAACCTGCCCCTTGTTCTTCCATCATTCCCCCTTCACCCTCTATCAGGGCTATCATCTGCATACCTTCAGCACTTTCCTGTTCCATCTTGGCCTCACCCCCAAGTTCAAACACCAC includes:
- the nat14 gene encoding putative N-acetyltransferase 14, which translates into the protein MVKLELDQVVIRRMKEEDIEVVKALIKEGCEGTENRLILHILTRPFCLFILAVFSSVLRCLVHSFVLALAIPVFLLIVFLKITMPRSTGVLGSSKPYWDYVGSSYKGKQDETLQNLYCRISGKTPVTKKPRRRIGAKDRDKDMSAEKITPEREQAAGHVWLGDCEGEVLGCIFRESETRPGVRRICRVVTSCWYRREGLGRLLVQSLEQRERETGAHRVYAHVPYPSKLGEAFFKKLGYLQLGEENNEEDSDEINLETPERGFLGYPLTKVFYKDL